CTAGGGTTCCAAAGGATTTGCTTTCAAATATAGACGAGATTGCCAGGTTGAGAAAAAGGAACAGGGGAGAGATTGTCAGAGAGGCTCTGAACTTTTACGTCGACATAGTGGCAGACTACCAGATAGCCATGGACAGGATGATGGATC
The Syntrophorhabdus sp. DNA segment above includes these coding regions:
- a CDS encoding CopG family transcriptional regulator, whose product is MSKEQTERLAPIATRVPKDLLSNIDEIARLRKRNRGEIVREALNFYVDIVADYQIAMDRMMDPTDQVQGEKEFLKGLGWDI